Within the Scyliorhinus canicula chromosome 6, sScyCan1.1, whole genome shotgun sequence genome, the region CCACAGCTCTTAACTGTTAACCACTGAATGGCTAATAAACATTCCCCACTCTCTCTGAGCCTAGTCAGAAGCCCTACTCCTGACATTGGGAGTGATTGAAAACTTCTCTACGATGTGATATTATTTTGTGTTGACCTGTTTGTCCACGGTTTGATGACCCGGATCAGCTTCTCTCATTGGCACAGACTGaaatgggatggggtgggagaagGGGGGTAGTGGAGAGAATACAGCTTCCCAACATTGCTAAAACTGGGGTGGCACACTCCAAGAAGGGCCAGTGTTACAGTAGCATGCTGGTTGGTCCCATATTGAGCAGAAACCTGGCCAGTCTCATATTGCAGCAGAAACCTGGCCAGTCCCATATTGCTGCAGAAACCTGGCCAGTCCCATATTGCAGCAGAAACCTTGCTAGTCCCATATTGCAGCAGAAACCTGGCCAGTCCCATATTGCAGCAGAAACCTGGCCAGTCCCATATTGCAGCAGAAACCTGGCCAGTCCCATATTGCAGCAGAAACCTGGCTAGTCTCATATTGTAACAGAAACCTGGCCAGTCTCATATTGCAGCAGAAACCTGGCCAGTCCCATATTGCAGCAGAAACCTGGCCAGTCCCATATTGCAGCAGAAACCTGGCCAGTCCCATATTGTAGCAGAAACCTGGCCAGTCCCATATTGCAGCAGAAACCTGGCCAGTCCCATATTGTAGCAGAAACCTGGCCAGTCCCATATTGCAGCAGAAACCTGGCTAGTCCCATATTGCAGCAGAAACCTGGCCAGTCCCATATTGTAGCAGAAACCTGGCTAGTCCCATATTGCAGCAGAAACCTGGCCAGTCCCATATTGCAGCAGGAACCTGGCCAGTCCCATATTGCAGCAGAAACCTGGCTAGTCCCATATTGCAGCAGAAACCTGGCCAGTCCCATATTGCAGCAGAAACCTGGCCAGTCCCATATTGCAGCAGGAACCTGACTAGTCCCATATTGCAGCAGAAACCTGGCCAGTCCCATATTGCAGCAGAAACCTGGCTAGTCCCATATTGCAGCAGAAACCTGGCCAGTCCCATATTGTAGCAGAAACCTGGCCAGTCCCATACTGCAGCAGAAACCTGGCCAGTCCCATATTGTAGCAGAAACCTGGCCAGTCCCAAAGGCTCTGTTCCATATTCGGCCAAGGAAGACATGTTAATAAGGGAGGTCTGTTGCTCACATTGGTCTATTAGGACAATCGCCGGCCGCTGATAGGGCGCAGTGGGTGTGATTGACAgctctccccctgcccacacGCCCCGCCCTTGGCCGCCTGGAACTGACACGCGTGGAGCTGGCCGGCTGAAGTATGTCCAGCGCTTTCCTGCTTGTAAGTGCTGACAGATCAAGGCAACAAAATTCAATTACCAACCCTAATTGCGCTCAGAGCGTCCACCCGCGGCGTCTCCACTCCATGTCAGTCCAACTGGCCCATTGGACGAGACGGAGCCCCctttttcctccctctccctcactctctctctctctttcctccttgccACTCTCTAAAACTTTTTCCTCTTCTCCAGGAATATCCTGCGCACTGGATTCCATCTGGACGTTTGGGAAGGTGGAAAGGgcggcggggagaggggggggggggggcagggggaggaagaAAAACTGAACTTTCTCAGAAACTGAACTTGTAACACACACAGCCCAGCGTGGAATGGCCGAGAAAAGGAGGTCGCCGTCCACGATGAGTTTGAAAGCTCACGCCTTTTCTGTGGAAGCGCTAATCGGGGCGGAGAAGAAAAGGAGACTGGGcgacaatggtgccgaggtgaagGATCTGAGGATAAGCCAGACCGTGAACGTGCCGAGCACCGACAGCAACCCGGAGGGCGACAGAGACGGCGGCGCTAACAGCGAGAGGCCGGGTGAGTGTGTGCCAAGCAGGATCCTCAACTCTCCTGTCCCAACTGaccctctgggggtggggggtgatattCCGGGATGTGGCCTGGGCACACTCTACAGGTTCAATTTTAATCGATCAAAAACTCCTTCTCTCCTTTTCCAACCACAGGTTTCAAATGATAACATTTGTGACGTGAGCTGGCAAATAAATGAAATATATTTTGCATTTCACGCCTCTGTGAAGATAGTAGAAATGATATATCTGCATTTAAAATAGCCTtgggtctgtgtttgtgtgtgtgaatgtatccAATTAAAGTTTCACGGTCTGGTCTTTATTGGGGAACTGCAGCCTGCAATCGGGACGCTTTTATGTGTTTCGTTTTGTTCCTCGAATGCTCCAGTCCTGAACGGGGACGATGCCCTGGAGAACCCGAGCCCCGCAGTGGTCAGTAAGGCCTACGTCGCGCCCAAAGGTGGCACCTCTCGGGAGGACATTCAAGTCGAGCTTCAAGGCGCTGACCTGTGGAAGAGGTTCCACGATATCGGCACCGAGATGATCATAACGAAAGCAGGCAGGtcagtctgactgtgtgtgtatgtgtgtgtgtgtgccgcaACACCAGCCGCTCAAGGTGCACTTTGCCTTTCTCTGCAGTtggctacaagttaaatatgaAATGCCCTTCAGCCGGTGTGTCTGGTCGCCGCTTGCCCATCATGCCGTTGCGCCCACGGTGGCTCTGCAGCTTTGCCAAAAGAGCGAGAAACCTTCTCCCACTCGCCTACTTTTAAACTAACGCCCACCCGTTTGCAAATGCTCCAAAATAACTTCGCTGTGGAATCACATGGACAAACCTCACCCCAGTTACAGAAATGTACACATTTTAGACCTTTTTCGGTGATTAAATCCAAAGACTTCACGATGTAATTATTATCCAGCACAATGAGTTACCCGGGTATGTTTAAAGGGCAGATTTACCGTATTTTGCGGCTGCTGGCTCCTTCTGACTCTTTCTTATAGTTTGGTTGGAAAGTAGTTGGTCCTCAGTATTTCTTCGACACCAGATCGGGGCGAGATGGAGCGGGGTCTGGCTGCCTTACCGGTTGCCAGGTGCAATACTTCAGATTTTACTTTCTGTTCTCGAAGCTGCTTTCTTCATTTTTATGTGTTTATTCTGCTTTTTGTTTCCATGTAAAGGAGGATGTTTCCGGCGATGCGGGTGAAGATCAGTGGCCTGGATCCTCACCAGCAGTACTATATCGCCATGGATATTATACCGGTGGACAACAAACGTTACAGGTAAAGAGTCGGAGCGCACAGAGGAACACAAACGGATATAAATAGGACAGGAGAGTTGGGGCTTCGTCTGGGAGAGTTAGGACGGGCCGAATGGTATTTTGTCGCTATTTTCCTGTGCATTCATCAGAGCAATTAAATTGTGGGAAAGGAGGCATCTCCCGGATTTCCAAATTTGAAAagtaggtcacccccccccccccccccccccacacacacacaatccttgGTTCTGGCCACCGTGTAACACCCACCATctccacatgggcagcacggtagcatggtggttagcggttagcataaatgcttcacagctccagggtcccagtttcgattcccggctgggtcactgtctgtgtggagtctgcacgtcctccccgtgtctgcatgggtttcctccgggtgctccggtttcctcccacagtccaaagatgtgcgggttaggtggattggtcatgctaaattgcccgtagtgtcctaaaaagtaaggttgggggggggggggggggggttgggttgcgggtgtggggtggatttgtgggtttgagtagggtgatcattgctcggcacaacattgagggccgaagggcctgttctgtgctgtactgttctatgtaccggATTCAATCGTGTGTAACTAGCGACAGTCCAGAACTATGCGGGGAGATCTCCCCCCGCCAACAATTCCTATCCTCCGCCATCaggatgtacccccccccccccaccactccccaggAACGGCCTCAGTAGGAATGGCAGGTCTCCCAAGAGTGTGGGCTTCCCACCGCGTCGTATCTCGCATGGTCCCAGTCTGCTCATTGGCACCGCAACCAGGTAATGCAGTCGGAATCCAATGTTTAGTGTGCGAATCTCGGTTCCTGGTACATATATGTAGTATATATGCACAGCTCCTTTCCAGAGATCCCCGCAGAGCCACACACCTTTGCAACCGTTCATCTATCCCAGCTATTAAAGTTTAATCTCTTATCGTTTGCACTCCCGGCTGCAATGCCTGCCTGCCCCCTTTACAATCATCCCGTATCTCTTTAAAATTAGGCGATGAAAACTGATTCGCAAAATCCGATTCACCTCAAAATTACGGAAGCAGCCTTTGCAGTTTTGAAAGCTTTGGGAGTAATACATTTTCCAGTAATCTGGTAGAATTTATATTCCCTCCCCAATGCTTATTCCTGGATTTCTTGAATTTCCAAAACGACTTAATGTGGATTGCAAACAGAAAAGCGGGTATTGTGATTATGTTTCAACGGGGAAGGTGTTTGGTTGTCACATGCTTTATTTTTTATATATGAAGTGTTGCCGTTTCTGGAAGTGCTCAGCTGGTTAGTGCTATCTCCTCTTGCCGCAGGTATGTGTACCACAGCTCCAAATGGATGGTGGCTGGGAATGCGGATTCGCCAGTTCCTCCTCGGGTTTACATCCACCCGGACTCTCCCGCCTCCGGAGATACCTGGATGCGACAGGTCATCAGCTTCGACAAGCTCAAACTCACCAACAACGAGCTGGACGACCAGGGACATGTGAGTGTCCGGCgcccattcattcattcattcattccccCTTTTGTCATTtcactccatcacctcctcccaacCGTGTAACCGCAGCCAAGAGGCCTGGCTACTTTCCATCGTGTAGGCCACTCCAAAACCATCAGGATTCACTTGTACGACTATTTCAGAATTGATGTCCTCATTCCCAGTCCAGTTAGTGCAAATATCTCTTTGCAATGTTCTTCTTTAAAAATCTCCAGTAAAGGAGTCTGACACACGCTATGGGCTGTGTCCCTGACGCCTCTCCTCGGCGGAGTCTTGTTTAAAAATACTCCAAACTTTACGAGACGGCCGCAGATTAGTTAACATGTTTATTTAAACAAGGCAAGGGTCATTAAATGGACAACGggactttttcttttaaaaagatagATGATTATTTGGGGGCATCATTGGGAGTTTTCAAGAATGTTTCCCATGCGGGAGATCAAGCGGAAATAAACGCAAAGGACAACTTAATCTGGCGCATAGAGAATCAATAAGTAAATATTTAAAGGCGGGCTCTACATAAAGTGGTTGTGTGAATTATATCATTGACCTTGAGTTGATGCTGTCTTTATAAAGAGATAATACATTATTGTGGGAATGTGCGATTGGGTTTTAAATTTCCCAAGTTTTTATATTCTATCCCGACTTTTTGTAAAAAGGTTACTACGGTCCAAAGAGGTTGCAACAATTGCTGTGTTTTGCCGGTCAGTTCGGTATGGGTGTGCAGATGTGACGAGTCACATTGTGTCCTGAGCGGATGAAGCTAGTTGTCGAGCGACGGTTAGGAACGGGGGTGAGATAGAGGGAATGGCTGGGAAGGGaaaaggcccgggggggggggggggggggggggtgattgtaaACAGGTAATACAGACCTAAATACTAAGTAATTGTACTGTTGAATGCCGGTTAACGGGCTTTTGGTTTTAGTTCAGAATTAAAGTTGTTCAAATGAAACAGAAAGTTTGAGTATTCTGCCATTAATCCTACATTTGTAGCGAATGTGCtttccttgaaccgctgctgtcctgTATATAATGCTTCGCCTACTTCAGGGAGTGGTGAAGAATCAACCTCACGAAGGCCACACTGGGTGAGGGCGGCAGTTCCTAGCCCCCTcctcagctccccccctccccattccaaaGGACAAGCCCAGTGTTTACAACAATTGATAAACAACCTCTTAATTtctagatttaaaacaaatatgtGTCCAGATTTTCAACGCGCCAAGATGTTCTCTGGGTTAGTAGTGCTGGCCTCAGGATCACTGCTTTGTATCAATGTGGACTTTTCGAAAGGATTACATTTAAATGTTACAGATATATCTCTGGGCTCCTTTTGCAATTCCCCACGCCAAGCAGAACCCCCGTCCAGGTTCATCATTCAAATGGCCCGTTCACCTCCTTATTGCTCTAACTGGAGCAGATACTCTTTCCTGAGATGTTAACCTTTATCGAGGATTCATCAGTATTTCTGTTCCCCGTATGTTTCTGCACAAGTGGCCTGCCATGCGGGCTCCCCACACCGCAGAGAGTTACTGTATAAATGTGATTGATAAAAGATCCCCGCTTCGACTCCAACAGTTTAGTTGAAGTTGACTTGGTAATGAGGACATGTAACGTTGAGCCCACTTGAACCTCTCCCTTCCCATTAGGTGCCCGGCTGCAGTGCTGTTTCCGGGGTTAACTCGCCGGCCGTCGCGTCCCACACACTGGGGGAGAGTCCGTTGTTTGAGAAGTGGGCGAGTAAAGTTGCGAGATGATTTGAATCTTTCATCCTTCGGGAAGAAAGCTTGGAGAAGGCGCGGCGTTGGAACTGGGAGCGTAAAGGTCGCGTGGAGAAAAATTCAATTTCACAATGATTTCAATGTGTTATCGAAAACGGGAAAGGGAACCCATTGCAATGCAGTAACCGAATAAAGACAGGGCAGTCGTTCTTTAAAgacaacacactcacaccccggGTGTGTGGCTTGAACGTGTCAAACCATGGTAATTTGTAATTTGCACTGTTATCAGTCTGATCTCCCAAAACGTACAGATTTACCGGCGCTAGGGAAGGGAAACGTGTAGAATTGAACAGGGAGGCAGGGAGGAATAATTGCATCGACTTTTCCCACAAAAGGCACATTGATCTGTGTATAGAAAACAAGCTGGGAGAGGTCAGCAGTACGCTCTTATAGTTCAGGAAATGGTGCAGGCGAAAGGGGCATTGCTTTGCCCTCACATGGTGGGAGCTGCCCATTTATCAGCTTTGGCCAGCGATCCCGCAGTCTAGCACCACCCAGCCGGCTCCAGAATGAAACAGCTGGACCCTGTGAGGAGACTGTGCTCTTTAGATAACCATctggattgtttgtttgtttgtgggaCAGATTATACTGCACTCCATGCACAAATATCAGCCCCGGGTCCATGTCATCCGCAAGGAgtgtggagaggagctttcaccCATCAAAGCCATCCCGGGAGGGGACGGGGTGAAGCATTTCTCTTTCCCGGAGACCGTCTTCACAACAGTGACCGCCTACCAGAACCAGCAGGTAAGACACTACAGCGCCTCCGCCGGGCTAGAGtaaccctcccctcctcaccctgcACTTCACACACTTACACTTCAGCCAAACACAACTCTTTGTAGAGCGGTGGTTTAAATCGGGCACACACACATTTAACAAACAACATCCCGCGGATTGCTCAACGCTAATATCATTTACCCGGTCCACTGAGTTGCTGAGCTTTCGGTTAAACAACTGTTGCATTTTACAATGAATTtctatttttttgtttaaatcgAGACGTTGATCTGGAGGGGGTTAAACTTGGCAGATCAGTCAATAGGCAGGAGGGCTGTTGGAAATTGTCTACTTCCCCGGGACCATGCATGAATGGAAGAGTTACAGTCAGGAACCAGTTTGAAGCCAGCCGCAGTCCTCTAATGTCAATTCCGCTTCTGTCTCAGATCACCAGGTTGAAGATCGACAGAAACCCATTTGCCAAAGGGTTCCGGGATTCAGGGCGCAACAGGTAATCATTTAGTTCCCCTTTTGACGGAGAACTTGTCTCAAACCTCAGCGCCTACATTgtaaatctctctcacacacacataaatgACAACCTTCTTCGCGCCCAAATACACTTCCCTCAACCTCACACCTCCCTCGCCTCACTTAACTGGAAATAATTGGTGCTTGTACCTCGCACACCCTCCCGGCGGCCAGGGAAAAGGGACAGATGCAGAGATTAATgggtctctccacccccccccccccccccccccccccacacacacacagtcggaCCCCTGCATTGCCCATAAAGTTTAAAAAGCAGAAAGGGGCAAACACTGGCCTCATAGAAAATACAGGAAAACACAACTCGATCTGCTAAACAAACTCAGCCAGTTGATAGCGCAAGCGCGGCAAGTGATAAAATGGGAAAAGTTCAAGGCATCTTGTGTAAATTATCGCCTTAGCAACATCTCTCCGGGAGGCAACTTTTATCTTGACTGAAACCCAAAAGTTCCTATTACTGGGAAAATGAAGCCATGATTTTTGAGCCCGAGTCTAGccaataaatattttattatagCTTCCTGCAAAATGCCTATGATCCCCTGTAAAGTCAGTGTGAAAGTCATTATATCTGAACTTCATGTCGGCTAGCAAACAACAAGCAGAACTTCACATTTTTTGTTACCTGGTCTCCATGAATTTTCCCGACTGCGAGTTATTTCTTTAATAAATGTAAGTCAATTATAATGATGTGCTTTCCTTCCTGGCAAATCCACAAAGAGACTGATGCAGCAAGTGTAGGATAATATGGTTAGTGCCAAAGCACTGGTAGATAACCAATGTTATGCCAATGTTTTAGGAAGGGTGGGAGAACGTGTCCAGGCGAATAAAAAAAACGATTCAGCTCAACACCAGCAAGATGGCAAATCCCTAGAAAATGAGAAAACACCTCCTGGGGACCAaagatataatcatagaatttacagtgcacaagcaggctattcggcccatggagtctgcaccggcccttggaaagagcaccttaattaagcccatgcctccatcctatccccataacccagtaaccctacctaaccttttggacactaagggccaatatatcacggccaatccacctaacctgcacatctttggactgtgggaggaaaccggagcacccagaggaaacgcacgcagacacagggagaaagtggaaactctacacagacagtcacccgaggccggaattgaacccaggtccctggagctgtgaggcagcagtgcgagccactgtgccaccgtgctatgaATAGTCTACATGAATTTCAAAGGGAATGTGTCACTTGGCCAGCTTATgtccagagggatagaattgaaaagtagagaagttaTACAAAACCTGTATTGAAAGTTagtccacacttggaatactgtataTAATGGGTGTGTAAGTGTAAgtgatgatggcacagtggtgacTTCACTGAACTAGcccgttcaaatcccacctcagcagctggtagaatttaaatttaattcagaAATTTGGAATGTAATTCTAGTCATGGTGCCCACGACAACTATCACCAAATGTTgtggcaacaaccccccccaccaaacaaatATGGTTCACTAAGTCCCTTGAGGAAAGGAAGTCTGCCGTCCTTATAtaacctggcctacatgtgactccagacccacaacaatgtgggtgactcttagctgccctctgaaaagaCCTCGCAAGCCCTTCAGTTCGAAGGCAGTTCGGGattgacaacaaatgctggctctgccagcaacacccacatcccatgtaagaataaaaaaaaattctggtcTTCTTACAATAAAAAATATCTTGTGGCACTGAAGAGGGTGCAAAAAAAGATTTACAAAAATGTTACCAGAATGTCAAGGTTATAATTATCAGCAAATATATACTCTTAAAAAAGCTGAAGAATCACCTAATAGAGAGAAATCATGATATCATGGACAAGAACATGACAAGAGGTTATCAATATAAGACAGTCACCAAGAAACCAAATAGGAAATTTAGAAAAAACCTCTTTACCCCCAAATGGTGACCATGTTAAACTCACTGCGACAGGAAGCTTTTGAGGTGAATAGTATAAattaaggagagactggataagcACAAGAGGGAGGGGAATAGCTGGTTAGGAAGGtctgcagtcctgctacatccagcggtgaatggtagtggacaattaactcactggaggaggaggctccacaaatatccccatccggaatgatggaggagcccagcacatcaatgcagaagataaggctgaagcattcgcaacaatcttcagctataAATGCCAATTGGATGATCCAATCCAGCCTCCTCCGGAAGTCTCCAGTATCACAGAaaccagttttcagccaatttgattcactccgcatgatatcaagaaatggctgaaggcactggatactgaaaaagCTGCGGACTCTGACAATActccagcaataatactgaagacttgtgctccagaatttgctaCACCCTAGCTAAACTGTTCCaacacagctacaacactggcatctatctggaAATGTAGAACATTGCCCAGGTATGCCCTATACACAAAGAGCAGGTCAAATCAAACCTGGCCAATTTTACCCAATCAATCTATTCTcagtcatcagtaaagtgatggaaagcgTCATTAATAGTGCTACTTAGTGGCACTTTCTTAGCAAAGTCATGTTCACACATTCAGGTTGAGTTCCGCCAAGGTCACCCAGctactgacctcattacagttttTGTtgcaacatgggcaaaagagctctagaggtgagagtgactgcccttgacataaagGTAATATTTGACCAAGTATAGCGACAAGGAGCCCGAGTAAaattggagtcagtgggaatcaggggaaaatcctctgctgcctggcacaaaggaagatggttgtggttgttggaggtcaatcacctcatttccaggacgtcactgcaggagttcctcagggtagtgtcctaggcccaaccacctccagctgtttcatcaatgaccttgcttccatcataagatcagaagtggggatgttcattgatgacttcacaatgttcagcaccatttgtgactcttccgatactgaagcagtccatgcccaaatgcaacaagacctggataatatccaggcttggactaacaagtagcaagtaacattcgcaccagacaaaagtcaggcaatgaccacttccaacaaaaacatcgacccttgacattcaacggcattaccgtAGTTGAATTCCACACTACCAACATTAtggaagttaccattgaccagtaacTGACTGGACTAGCCATCTAAATAGTGTGGCAATAAGAGCAGGTCAACGGCTCAGAAtcatgtggcaagtaactcaccccctgactccccaaagcctgtccacaacctACAAGGCACGCGCCAGGAGTGTGacacaatactctccacttgctccaacaacactcaagatgcttggCACCAtcaaagacaaagcagcccacttgattggcaccccatccacgcaATTCACCCCATTCATCACCGACACACAGTATCAGCATTATGTtacatgtacaagatgcactgcagtaactcatcaaggctcctcagacagcacttTCCATACCTACAGCTACTactatctagaagaacaagggcagcagacacaagaAAACACCATCGTTGggagttgctgggtcaaaatctggaaCTTCATCCCTGAAGTAAATGGCATAGGGGAGCCCGAAGAGTTCATAAGAAAGACGTTTATTCAGCataacagcagtatttacacaggcCCCAGTTacacatctcaaggtcctcactccTTCCTGTCAGCTGCTACATAAGCTGGCCTGTTATACTGGTTAACTCACAGCTCAATCAGCACTaaggaacaatcatccccagctggacgAGTCCCATGCAGGGTTATAACaatcccgaacagcactgtggagtAGCTCTGGAGTTgcattaggaatgggtaataaatgctgacctaatcaGCAATGCTGACATCTTATCAATGATACGAAAATGCTGATAAAGTCATAGAGTTGGTACAAAAGCtttgtttattcattcaaggaTGTGGGTGATGCTAgtaaggctggcatttattgcccatcactaattgctctTGAAGTTATGATGAGTCAACTTCATGAATACAGCCTCTTGTTGCCAATGGTTTGCTAGGCTATTTAAGAGCGCAGTTGTGTGTTAAGTCATCTGGTTCAGAGTCACATTTAGTAATGATGTCAAATTTCCTTTCCTAGAGGGCATTtgggaaccagatggggttttacgacaatatTGGAGTTTCATGCTCTCCATTACTGATACTAACTTTTATTCTAGATTTTGTTCAATGGATTGAATCTATTTTCCCCAACAGTTGTGGTGGGATTTCAGCTCATTTTACTAGTCAGTAACATAACCACCATGCTTTCATAATTCTCTGCCGTCTGAAAAAGAGTTACCCAGTTGAATCAACACTTATCACCTCTTGGTCAATTATCTTGTAGGTTACAGCATTTCAAGTGCATATCCAAGTACTTACTTTATAGGCAACAATAATTTTTATCTCTAACatcctttcaagcagtgagttctgGACCTACATCCTTTGTGTGgaaaagtttctcctcaactgCCTCTAATCGTTCtatcaattactttaaatccaAGCCCCCTTGCTAATCAACCTCTCTGCTAAGGGGAATAGATCCTTTCTATGCACACTTTCTAggtctctcataattttataaatcatgcctcctctgttccaaagaaaatgaCACCTTCTGTCAAATCCTTCTTCATAGCTAAAAGTCACATTGCAGCAACATATTTGCAGATCTCCTCTGCATCCACTCTTACACAGTGATCTAGCCTAattagtgttttatacagttccagcataacctccctcattTTGTATTCCACACTTGGTT harbors:
- the tbx18 gene encoding T-box transcription factor TBX18, translated to MAEKRRSPSTMSLKAHAFSVEALIGAEKKRRLGDNGAEVKDLRISQTVNVPSTDSNPEGDRDGGANSERPVLNGDDALENPSPAVVSKAYVAPKGGTSREDIQVELQGADLWKRFHDIGTEMIITKAGRRMFPAMRVKISGLDPHQQYYIAMDIIPVDNKRYRYVYHSSKWMVAGNADSPVPPRVYIHPDSPASGDTWMRQVISFDKLKLTNNELDDQGHIILHSMHKYQPRVHVIRKECGEELSPIKAIPGGDGVKHFSFPETVFTTVTAYQNQQITRLKIDRNPFAKGFRDSGRNRMGLEAIVESYAFWRPSLRTLSFEDIPGIHKQGGTMSSSVHQSPGNGAPTHLLPGSSCSSPAFHLAPNSGQLCNLSPADFTTCNRTGLSFNRYSSSLAETYNRLTNPGSEPFASQRTPSYIGVANTASVNMSISNSEGEAFNCHQAGLSVPISGISSPQLQYIMPSPSNNAFAANQTHQGAYSTFRLHSPYGLYGYNFSTSPRLAASPEKIISSQGGFLGSSPSGTMTDRQILPTMEGVPLLNSSQQSLFDTRQLGSLTASPSQIPAHLV